One Pseudomonas brassicacearum genomic region harbors:
- a CDS encoding sigma-70 family RNA polymerase sigma factor: MRSNDTLGNADLALLYRSHHSWLHSWLSRRIGCHESAADLAQDTFVRLLKSRQLSPLREPRAYLSSIARGLMIDRYRRRELERAYFESLALLPPQAAPSEEERLLILDSLERIDRLLDLLKPRVREAFLLAQLDGLTCLQIAEKLCVSRSTVERDLAKALQHCYRLRYAEQ, encoded by the coding sequence ATGCGCAGCAACGACACTCTGGGCAATGCCGATCTCGCGCTGCTCTATCGCAGCCACCATTCCTGGCTGCACAGCTGGCTGAGCCGGCGCATCGGCTGTCACGAAAGCGCAGCGGATTTGGCGCAGGACACCTTTGTACGTCTGCTCAAATCTCGTCAATTAAGCCCCTTGCGTGAGCCTCGGGCTTATCTGAGCAGCATCGCCCGGGGACTGATGATCGATCGGTATCGCCGTCGCGAACTCGAACGCGCCTACTTCGAGAGCCTCGCGCTGCTGCCTCCACAAGCGGCACCTTCTGAAGAAGAGCGGTTGCTGATCCTTGATAGCCTTGAGCGCATAGACCGCCTGCTCGACCTGCTTAAACCGAGAGTTCGCGAGGCTTTTCTACTCGCCCAGCTCGACGGTCTGACCTGCCTGCAAATAGCCGAAAAACTCTGCGTTTCCCGCTCGACGGTTGAGCGCGACCTGGCCAAGGCCCTGCAACACTGCTATCGCTTGCGTTATGCCGAACAGTGA
- a CDS encoding Lrp/AsnC family transcriptional regulator, with amino-acid sequence MNAINTRKKPTETVSVPQPLDRTDRAILKTLQRDASISNVALAEKVKLSAPACLRRVERLKQAGLIKDIVALLDNEALDAGMVVLIGVVLDRSTPESFAAFEAAAQKVSGCMECHVVTGEFDYFMLIRTKDSNSFNRLHAEQLLYLPGVRQIRSFMGLRQVLSTTHIPL; translated from the coding sequence ATGAACGCAATAAATACTCGCAAGAAGCCAACCGAAACAGTGTCAGTGCCGCAGCCGCTGGATCGAACCGACCGCGCCATTCTCAAGACCCTGCAGCGAGATGCTTCCATCTCCAACGTGGCGCTTGCAGAGAAGGTGAAATTGAGCGCCCCGGCGTGCCTGAGACGCGTCGAACGGCTCAAGCAGGCGGGCCTGATCAAGGACATCGTCGCGTTGCTGGACAATGAAGCGCTGGATGCGGGGATGGTGGTCTTGATCGGCGTGGTGCTGGACCGCTCCACACCGGAGTCCTTCGCCGCATTCGAGGCGGCCGCCCAAAAAGTCTCCGGCTGCATGGAGTGCCATGTGGTGACGGGGGAATTCGACTACTTCATGTTGATACGAACCAAGGACAGCAACAGCTTCAACCGGCTCCACGCGGAGCAACTGCTTTACCTGCCCGGGGTTCGCCAGATTCGCTCGTTCATGGGCTTGCGCCAGGTCTTGTCGACCACCCACATTCCCCTTTGA
- a CDS encoding 1-aminocyclopropane-1-carboxylate deaminase has translation MNLNRFKRYPLTFGPSPITPLKRLSAHLGGKVELYAKREDCNSGLAFGGNKTRKLEYLVPEALEQGCDTLVSIGGIQSNQTRQVAAVAAHLGMKCVLVQENWVNYSDAVYDRVGNIEMSRIMGADVRLDAAGFDIGIRPSWEKAMEDVVARGGKPFPIPAGCSEHPYGGLGFVGFAEEVREQEKQLGFKFDYIVVCSVTGSTQAGMVVGFAADGRSKNVIGIDASAKPEKTKAQILRIARHTAELVELGREITEEDVVLDTRFAYPEYGLPNDGTLEAIRLCGSLEGVLTDPVYEGKSMHGMIEMVRRGEFPEGSKVLYAHLGGAPALNAYSFLFRNG, from the coding sequence ATGAACCTGAATCGTTTTAAACGTTATCCGTTGACCTTCGGTCCTTCTCCGATCACGCCCTTGAAGCGTCTCAGTGCACATCTGGGAGGCAAGGTCGAGCTGTATGCCAAGCGTGAAGATTGCAACAGTGGCCTGGCCTTCGGCGGCAACAAGACACGCAAGCTCGAATACCTGGTTCCCGAAGCGCTCGAGCAAGGCTGCGATACCCTGGTCTCCATCGGTGGCATCCAGTCGAACCAGACCCGCCAAGTGGCTGCCGTGGCCGCTCACCTGGGCATGAAGTGTGTGCTGGTGCAGGAAAACTGGGTGAATTATTCCGATGCCGTGTATGACCGGGTCGGCAACATCGAGATGTCGCGCATCATGGGGGCGGACGTACGACTGGATGCCGCAGGGTTCGACATCGGCATTCGGCCCAGCTGGGAGAAGGCCATGGAAGACGTGGTTGCGCGCGGCGGCAAGCCGTTCCCGATCCCGGCGGGTTGTTCCGAGCATCCCTATGGCGGCCTCGGGTTCGTCGGCTTTGCCGAGGAAGTGCGCGAGCAGGAAAAACAACTGGGATTCAAGTTCGACTACATCGTGGTCTGCTCCGTGACCGGCAGTACCCAGGCCGGCATGGTCGTCGGTTTCGCCGCGGACGGCCGTTCGAAGAACGTGATCGGCATTGATGCCTCGGCCAAGCCAGAGAAAACCAAGGCACAGATCCTGCGTATCGCCCGGCATACCGCGGAACTGGTGGAGTTGGGCCGCGAAATTACCGAAGAGGACGTGGTGCTCGATACCCGGTTTGCCTATCCGGAATACGGTTTGCCTAACGACGGTACGTTGGAAGCCATTCGCCTGTGCGGGAGCCTGGAAGGTGTGCTGACCGATCCGGTGTACGAGGGGAAATCCATGCACGGGATGATTGAAATGGTCCGCCGTGGCGAGTTCCCCGAAGGCTCGAAAGTGCTTTACGCGCACTTGGGCGGGGCGCCTGCGCTGAATGCCTACAGCTTCCTGTTCCGCAACGGCTGA
- the mdeB gene encoding alpha-ketoglutarate dehydrogenase: MNLSDLHAQWPVQAFEDEEMAEWREALLSVAAHGGTGRAKQILDMLLAVASTPDIGWRPSHGTPYINTISVEQQPVFPGDLAIEERLASIMRWNALAMVARANHAYGELGGHIASYASAADLFEVGFNHFFKARTPTGGGDLVFYQPHSAPGVYARAFLEGRLEEKDLQHYRQEIGARTNGARGLSSYPHPWLMPDFWQFPTGSMGIGPISSIYQARFMRYLQHRGLQETSGRTVWGVFGDGEMDEPESMSALTLAAREGLDNLVWVVNCNLQRLDGPVRGNGRIIDELEALFGGAGWNVIKLVWGSDWDRLFAQDKDGALVRALSATVDGQFQTFAAKDGRFNREHFFGQDEALAHLAQGLTDEQIDRLKRGGHDLVKIFAAYQSAMLEGKKPTVILAQTKKGFGMGDAGQGKMTVHQQKKLDSEALIAFRNRFNLPLTDEQATSLSFFKPSDDSAEMRYLHARRQALGGYMPARPSACASLAVPDVDNYAGFAIAAQGKEMSTTMAFVRMLSGLLRDKQLGPRIVPIVADEARTFGMASLFKQIGIYSSVGQRYEPEDIGSILSYREALDGQILEEGISEAGAISSWVAAATSYSVHGLPMLPFYIYYSMFGFQRIGDLIWAAADQRARGFLLGATAGRTTLGGEGLQHQDGNSHVMASMVPNCRAYDPAFAGEFAVILDHGMRQMLERQVDEFYYVTLMNENYPQPNLPEGVEQAVIKGMYLFARHEVEDARGRVQLLGSGAILREVIAAAELLASDWGIDSQVWSVTSFTELARDAREVERWNRLHPGQPAKCSHVQECLRDSAPIIACTDYVRALPQLIASYLDGHYTVLGTDGFGRSDTRNQLRRFFEVDRHQIVLSALTSLVHERRLDASVCAEAIERYAIDVDAVAPWDA; the protein is encoded by the coding sequence ATGAACCTGTCCGATCTCCATGCCCAATGGCCGGTCCAGGCTTTCGAGGATGAAGAAATGGCCGAGTGGCGTGAGGCGTTGCTCTCCGTCGCAGCCCACGGCGGCACGGGCCGGGCAAAACAAATCCTCGACATGCTGCTGGCCGTGGCAAGCACTCCGGACATCGGCTGGCGGCCGAGCCATGGCACCCCCTACATCAATACCATCAGCGTTGAGCAGCAACCGGTGTTCCCCGGGGATCTGGCCATCGAGGAGCGCCTGGCATCGATCATGCGCTGGAATGCCCTGGCGATGGTTGCCCGGGCCAATCACGCCTATGGCGAATTGGGCGGACACATCGCCAGTTACGCCAGTGCGGCGGATTTGTTTGAAGTGGGCTTCAACCATTTCTTCAAGGCGCGCACCCCAACCGGCGGCGGTGACCTGGTGTTCTACCAACCGCACTCGGCGCCAGGCGTCTATGCCCGGGCGTTCCTCGAGGGGCGCCTGGAAGAAAAGGATCTGCAGCACTATCGGCAAGAGATCGGCGCGCGCACCAATGGCGCCCGGGGGTTGTCGAGTTACCCGCATCCCTGGTTGATGCCGGACTTCTGGCAGTTCCCGACGGGCTCCATGGGAATCGGTCCGATCAGCTCGATCTACCAGGCGCGTTTCATGCGTTACCTGCAGCACCGCGGCCTGCAAGAGACCTCGGGACGAACCGTCTGGGGGGTGTTTGGCGACGGTGAAATGGATGAGCCGGAAAGCATGTCGGCGTTGACCCTGGCGGCGCGCGAAGGGCTGGATAACCTGGTCTGGGTGGTCAATTGCAACCTGCAGCGGCTGGACGGCCCGGTGCGTGGCAACGGTCGCATCATCGACGAGCTCGAGGCGTTGTTCGGTGGTGCGGGTTGGAACGTGATCAAGTTGGTGTGGGGTTCCGACTGGGACAGGTTGTTTGCCCAGGATAAGGATGGCGCGTTGGTCCGGGCCTTGTCGGCCACGGTCGATGGCCAGTTCCAGACGTTCGCGGCCAAGGATGGGCGCTTCAACCGCGAGCATTTCTTCGGCCAGGACGAAGCCCTGGCGCATCTGGCCCAAGGCCTGACCGACGAGCAGATCGACCGCCTCAAACGCGGTGGTCATGACCTGGTGAAGATCTTTGCCGCGTATCAAAGCGCGATGCTCGAGGGCAAGAAACCTACGGTCATCCTGGCCCAGACCAAGAAGGGCTTCGGCATGGGCGACGCCGGGCAGGGCAAGATGACCGTGCACCAGCAGAAGAAACTCGACAGTGAGGCGTTGATCGCGTTCCGCAACCGTTTCAACCTGCCGTTGACCGATGAACAGGCCACCTCGCTGAGCTTCTTCAAACCGAGCGACGACAGCGCGGAAATGCGCTACCTGCATGCCCGCCGCCAGGCGTTGGGCGGCTACATGCCTGCGCGACCTTCGGCCTGCGCGTCATTGGCCGTGCCCGATGTAGACAACTACGCCGGGTTTGCCATTGCCGCCCAAGGCAAGGAAATGTCCACCACCATGGCCTTCGTGCGGATGCTCAGCGGCTTGCTCCGGGACAAGCAACTGGGCCCGCGCATCGTACCGATCGTGGCGGATGAAGCGCGTACGTTCGGCATGGCCAGTCTGTTCAAGCAGATCGGCATCTATTCCAGCGTGGGGCAGCGTTATGAGCCGGAGGACATTGGTTCGATCCTCAGTTATCGAGAAGCCCTGGACGGGCAGATTCTCGAAGAGGGCATCAGCGAGGCAGGGGCGATCAGTTCCTGGGTCGCAGCGGCGACCAGCTATTCGGTGCATGGCCTGCCGATGCTGCCGTTCTACATCTATTACTCGATGTTCGGCTTCCAGCGCATCGGCGACCTGATCTGGGCCGCGGCGGATCAGCGCGCTCGCGGGTTCTTGCTGGGGGCCACCGCGGGGCGCACAACCCTGGGGGGCGAAGGCTTGCAGCACCAGGACGGTAACAGTCACGTGATGGCGTCGATGGTGCCCAACTGTCGCGCCTATGATCCTGCGTTCGCGGGTGAATTTGCGGTGATCCTGGATCACGGCATGCGCCAGATGCTGGAGCGCCAGGTCGACGAGTTTTACTACGTCACCCTGATGAACGAGAACTACCCGCAGCCCAACCTTCCTGAAGGTGTCGAACAGGCCGTTATCAAGGGCATGTATCTGTTTGCCCGGCATGAAGTCGAGGATGCGCGTGGACGTGTTCAGTTGTTGGGTTCCGGCGCCATCCTGCGCGAAGTGATTGCCGCTGCCGAGTTGCTGGCCAGCGATTGGGGTATCGACAGTCAGGTCTGGAGCGTTACCAGCTTCACCGAGTTGGCACGTGATGCTCGTGAAGTGGAGCGCTGGAATCGCCTGCATCCTGGACAGCCTGCCAAATGCAGTCATGTTCAAGAATGCCTCCGCGACTCGGCGCCGATCATTGCGTGCACGGACTACGTGCGCGCCTTGCCCCAGTTGATCGCCAGTTATCTCGATGGCCATTACACCGTGCTCGGCACCGACGGGTTTGGCCGCAGCGATACCCGCAACCAACTGCGCAGGTTCTTCGAAGTGGACCGTCACCAGATCGTCCTGAGTGCACTGACCTCGCTGGTGCATGAGAGACGTCTGGACGCCAGCGTCTGTGCCGAGGCCATTGAACGCTACGCCATTGACGTTGACGCCGTGGCCCCTTGGGACGCTTGA